Below is a window of Streptomyces spongiicola DNA.
CGCCGGGGCACTCGCCAGAGCACTCAACGGGGCACTCGCCGGGGAACGCCGAGACGGACCCTGCCGCCTGGATGCTCGTCCGGCTGGAGACCGGCGCGGTCTCGGTGGACGACCTGTGGGGTACGGGCTGCGTCACGCCCGCGGCCCTCGGGGCGGCCGAGCCCGACCCCGTGGCGCGGCACGAGGCGGAGCTGCTCCAGCATCTGCATTCGGCACACGGCGACCGGGTGCGCGGGCTGGCCGGCCTCCTCGGGGAGCGCGGCGGCTGCGCCGGCACCGCGGTGCGGGACGTGGTGCCGCTGGCCCTCGACCGCTTCGGACTGCGGCTGCGCTGCACCACCGGGGGAGGCCATGCGTTCGACGCCCGCCTCGACTTCCCCGAGCCCGTCGGCAGCACCGCGGAGCTGCGGTACGCGATGCACACCCTGTTCGCGGCGGCCGGGGATTGACCGGTGCCCTCCGCTGCGCGGCCGCGGGGTGGGAGCCGGGCGGCCCGCCGGGAAGGCCGGGCCGGCGACCCGGCGGGGTGCCGCGCAGCGGCACGGGTCAGCAGCCCGGCGGGGTGTCACCGCGCAGCCGCTCGCGCACCCTCTCGACCACGTCCGCGTACCGCGCCTCGGCGCCGTACCGGGTCGGCTCGTAGTAGCGCCTGCCGTGGACGGCGTCCGGCGCGTACTGCTGCGGGGCGATCGCGCCCGGGACGTCGTGCGGATACACATAGCCCTCGGCGTGGCCGAGCTTCGCCGCTCCCCTGTAGTGGCCGTCCCGCAGATGACTCGGGACCGGTCCGGCCAGTCCGCCCCGCACGTCCGCCAGGGCGGCACCGATCGCCGTCGTGGCGGCGTTGGACTTCGGCGCCAGGGCCAGCGCGATGGTGGCGTGGCTCAGGGTGAGCGCGGCCTCCGGGAAGCCG
It encodes the following:
- a CDS encoding DUF2470 domain-containing protein encodes the protein MEITDVAPVAVRQRIRGRARLAGRLATVRDGDRARCERLLAERHPEHSPGHSPEHSTGHSPGNAETDPAAWMLVRLETGAVSVDDLWGTGCVTPAALGAAEPDPVARHEAELLQHLHSAHGDRVRGLAGLLGERGGCAGTAVRDVVPLALDRFGLRLRCTTGGGHAFDARLDFPEPVGSTAELRYAMHTLFAAAGD